The DNA segment CTTAGTGGTTTTAAATCGGGTTAAATCGGGTTTTAAATCCAGGTTTAAGTCCAGCTATAAATCAGTGTGGGGATCGCAGCGGGAGCAGTCTTCTGGGTCAGCCACCTGGTTCCTCGTCTCGGCCGCCCGGATTGCAGCGGCGGCGGTCTCCTGGGTCTTCTTCATGGCCTCCTGGGTCCTCTTCACAAAAGTCCGGATAGCAGCGGCAGCAGCCACCTGGGTCCTCTTCACGGCCGCCTGGATAGCAGCAGCGGCGGCCTCCTGCATCCTCGGCCGCCCGGATAGCAGTGGCGGCCTCCTGGGTCCTCAGCCGCCCGGATGGCAGCGGCAGCGACTTCCTGGGTCCTCAGCTGCCCGGATTGTAGCGGCGGCGACTTCCTGGGTCCTCGGCCGCCCGGATGGCAGCAGCGGCTTCTTCCTGGGTCCTCGGCCACCCGGATGGCAGCGGCGGTGGCTTCCTGGGTCCTCAGCCGCCCGGATTGCAGTGGCAGCGACTTCCTGGGTCCTCGGCCGCCCGGATTGCAGTGGCGGCGACTTCCTGGGTCCTCGGCCGCCCggatggcagcggcggcggccttCTGGGTCCTCGGCCGTCCggatggcagcggcggcggcctcCTGGGATCTTGTCtcaagaacaattagacacaagaacagttctttcccgaaggccatcactctgctaaacaaataattccctcaacaatgtcaaactatttactaaatctacattactattaatcttctcattgttttcatcaccaatctctttccacttatgactgtacgattgtagctttttgttgctatcattaagggttaaattgcaacctatgaccatcatttgtgttgtaaatgttgtacctttgatgaaggtatttttttttctttttcttttcttttatgtacaccgagagcatatgcaccaaaacaaattccttgtgtgtccaatcacacttggccaataaaattctattctgttctattctattctattctattctattctattctactctactctactctactctactctactctactctactctactctactctattctattctaattagatCATCTCAAATACTGTGGCCACTTCTAAGGATGTCATATTGAGAGGGATTAAGATAAAGTGAATGCAAAAAAGGTAATGAAGATCATTAGTAAACTGGAAAGTAAAGGTGCATCCACACACTATTACTTACAGTTTTAGTTcctcaaaatcaaattaaaactgAACTACAATCATCTTCATTCCTATCAATCTGGAAATATGAGCCAAACAATGTTCTATTGAGCTAACCAACAGGAAAATGCAAAGGGTATCATTTAGTTAGTGCTCCACTCCAATCTATTAATTTCAAAGCAGCAGAAACaaagagaagtaaaaaaaaaatagtgcttgCCCTTCCAGTTCTTGTTTCTGATACATGTGATTATGTGCATTTGTTTGCGTTGTAAAAACACAAAAAATCCCTCAGTGGTAGTTTAAAAAGGAAGATATCTGTCACAAACATCTATTCCTCCTGCATTTAAAATATCTTGCAAACTATGAAAGTAAGATGATAGTGTATCAGCAATTTTGCAACTAGTTGCTATGAGAATATTTAGGAAACTGAATGTTGAGATGAAACTTGAGATGAGATacctcacgggtgtcaaactcgatttcactgagggttgtgtttgactttgggggggtgGGCGggacagctcgacatcactcatgtggggggctgtggtggctcaagtgctctgccagcaaaaatgggccccCGAGCTCcggttttggctgcaacagcgtcctgcagccctctgccaacaaaaatgtccaagctccatttttgctggcagacgcaccatgggctgatcctttgctatttccagggcagccctgtgggccagatctaagcaccccgcgggctgtATCTGGCCCcgaggccttgaatttgacaccccggaGATACCTGTTCAATTCAATAACCTATTTCACAGTGCAGGACACAGAATGATGGTCTTCAGGTACAAGTGACAATGTCagctagaacagcggtcaccaacagtGGTTcatggatcactggtggtccgcaagaaaattttggtggtccgcagaaaaattatttgcatttttatattgcactaaatactatttatctttttaaaaaattcatattagtgggatttaaaattataaattttgtggtccctgaggtctgaaaggttagtgacccctgatctaaaagacttaaggactcttctcatgaattgTTTGAAAAGTGCTAACTTTGAGCTGGCAGAAAATTACATTGGCATAATATTCATTACTTCACTGTAATCCCTATCTTTTCACAGCACAAACCAACAAAAAGTATTGTTCTTCTTTGCTCTGTGCAGGGCATATTAAGGACAGAGATTGGTGAATTTCTTTGTCTTTGTTTCACTTTCTTCATATTAAACTCACCAGCCAGCTAGAAAATATTCCCCATCTCACTCTCCTTAGCATGGGATGGAGTTGAAGTTTTGATAAATAGCTACACTGGTGAGTTGCTCTGGTTCTGTGCcaaagtctcccccccccccgttttgtttatgtatgtgtttgtgtgtgtgtgtgtaatacgtCCATCTGGAACAGCAAGTAGGGGAGTTTCAtgtcagcaggaaaaaaaataacactttGCAAGGAGCTGTGTTAGGTGGAAGTTGAAAAAGATCCCAAGACTTGTTCTGTTTCATTCTGATTGGTAGGAtatagaataatttattttaagttaCAGAACAATAGATTGTGATTGAACATTAGTTGGATGTGCTTATGAATGTACTCATAAAATTACAGAATCATTGGGCTGGAAGGGACTGCAGAAATCTTCTGtccaactgtctgttcaaggCAGGAGCCTTATGCCAACCCagtcaaatgactgtccagtccacCTCAAGTATCTGGAAACACTGGAGTCTGGACTGTCAGGGACACTTCAGTTTGGATACTTAGGCTGAATTCAGTGGCTTAAAGGAACCATTTTTAACTCAATAGAATCtgttttttctaaaaaatacaacaaaaatagcAATTCAATTCaacttaattttatttctgtGGATAATTTCAGTCCATTTCAGaatcatttttatcttttatcagcAGTTCATTTTTGGCATAGTTACAACGAGTGGATTATCTTTCCCAGCTATTATTTCCTATGGTCTTTTTTGGCTTTCAGGCTTAACGTGTAATTACTTTGGCATCAACTATATGCCGCAGACAGTGGAGGAAACAGagattctttattttaaaaaatctgttattTCTTCAGGCAGCTTTTCTGAACGAAGCCCCGTCAGAAGACTGatctttgaggacctgtatactgcacgaatcaagaagagggccgtgaaaatatttgcagatccctcgcatcctggacataaactgtttcaactcctaccctcaaaacgacgctatagagcactgcacaccagaacaactagacacaagaacagttttatcccaaaggccatcactctgctaaacaaataatttcctcaacactgtcagactatttactgaatctgcactactattaatcgtttcatagttcccatcaccaatctctttccatttatgactgtatgactataacttgttgctggcaatcctgatgatttatattgatatattgatcatcaattgtgttgtaaatgttgtaccttgatgaacgtatcttttcttttatgtacactgagagcatatgtaccaagacaaattccttgtgtgtccaatcacacttggccaataaaattctatcctattctattctgtcagaaGACTGATCTTTCGAGCTACTGCTCCTTCGAGATAAGCGTCCCTTCTACATGCCGCTCAGCCTGATTTGACTGGTTATTTTCCAGCTGAAGAAGCAACCAGGACCTACGGTCggagaaatgttttccttttctaaaacGGCTCAATTTTCGATCGATtccgaagaagaagaaaaggacgcTCTCTCCCACAGCCCATGATTTTGCAGATTCGGCGATTCCGCTCGCCTAGCTCTGCTATGAAGCCTCTCCATTTCCGGAAGACCTCGTGATACAGTAGGGAGGGCTACGGATCTCGCCGTTGTGGGAAGCGGTCTGTAAGCGGCGCTGTGGCCCAGGGTGGTGCCGGCTCCGGTACAGCATTCCTCTTTACACATGATCTCATCTCGAGCCGGCGGCGTCAGCGGCGGCTGCCTTGTCTAAGGACTAGTTCGAGCTGGCTCAGCATGGGAGGGCCAAGGGCGAGCCATGTCTTCGGCCGGCGCCTGGAACAGCCCGTACATTCCCCGTGCGTTTAAGCAAGCGGCCTTCATGGCTTGGCCTTTTCTCCCGTCAGCTGCGGCATCTCTTACTTCAGCTCTTTGTTGAAAACGGGGGATTATGTTGCGACTGACTCGATCTGCAGGGAGGTGAGCGGGAAGAAGCCAGGGAAAAAGAATGCGGGTCTATTTAATGGTGTGCTGCCTTGTTTTCTACACCGTGCGTGGACAAGTAGAGTACTCCATCGCCGAAGAAACTGAGCGCGGCGCGCCCGTCGGGAACCTAGCACAGGATTTGGGTATCGATGCGGCTAGGCTGCCCTCCCGCAGATTCCGCATGATCACCAGTTCAAGTAAGCAATATTTCATCCTGAATGCGAGCACCGGAGCTTTGTCTGTTAACGAGCGCATCGACAGGGAAGAGATCTGTGCACAAGAACCTACCTGCTCTCTGAATTACGAACTCGTGTTAGAAACCCCCCTGGAACTTTATAAACTGCAGTTTAAAATATTGGACGTGAACGATCACACTCCTACTTTTCTGCTAGAGGAATATCATGTGAATGTCGCCGAATTCCTGGCTCCGGGAGTTCGGTTTACTCTCCCTGTCGCCCAAGATCTCGACGAAGGCATCAACAGTGTCCAGAGCTACATTCTAAGCCCCAACCAGCATTTCAGACTGGAAATGCAGACTCGCGGGGATGGGAGCCGATATCCTGAACTGGTATTAGAAAAGCCCTTGGATCGGGAGCAGCTGGCCACACACAGGCTTACTATCACAGCTAAAGATGGAGGAAGTCCCCAGAGGTCTGGACATGCCCAGGTTGTGGTAACCGTCCTGGACACAAATGACAATGCCCCTACTTTTGAGCATTCTGTCTACAGGGCCAGTGTGTTGGAAAACTCTCCTAGAGGCACTCTGGTCACTAGGGTGCAAGCCACAGACTTAGATGAAGGTCAGAATGGAGAGGTCTTCTACTCGTTTAGCAACAGCACATCCCCTGAGCTACAGAAGATGTTCAGCATCAACCCCCAGAATGGGGAGATAAAAGTCAGCGGTGCTTTAAATGTCCAAAAGCCCCTGCTCGAGATGTTCATTGAGGCAAGGGATAAAGGAGTCTTTGGCATGTCCACTGTAGCCAAACTGTTGGTGGAAATTACTGATGTGAACAACAATGCCCCAGAGATTACACTCACTTCGCTTTCCAGCCCCATCCCAGAGGATTCTTTGCTGGGCACAGTGGTGGCTCTTTTGAGTATTACTGATGAAGATCCTGGCGAGAATGGGAAAATCATTTGTAAGATCCCTGTTGACATCCCCTTCCAACTTAAGTCCTCTTTTGATAATTACTACAGCCTGATCACAAGTGGTCTTCTTGATCGAGAAAAGGTCAGTGAATACAACATTACAGTCACTGCCTCTGATCTGGGTTCCCCTCCCATTGCCACTGAGAAAGCACTGTGGGTGCAGATTGCGGATGTAAATGACAATCCTCCCAAATTCCTCAACCAGATGCGTGAAATTTACATAGCAGAGAACAATAAGCCTGGGGCATCTGTTTTCCAGATGTCAGCTTCTGATCCAGACCTCTGGGAGAATGGTCGGGTATCTTACTTTCTCAGGGACATTGATATCCAGGGCAGCTCCTTGTCCAGATATTTAGCCATTGATGCAGACAATGGAATCATCTATGCAAAAGACACTTTTGACTTTGAGCAACTCCAAAATTTTCATTTCCAAGTAGAAGCAAAGGACAATGGCTTCCCAATTCTGACTGCTACTTTTATTGTCAGTGTTACCATATTAGACCAAAATGACAATGCCCCAGTCATCTTGTATCCAGATGTGAGAAATGCTTCAGTGGCAGTTGAAATTGTGCCACGCTTGGCAGATGCCAACTATTTAGTGACCAAGGTGGTGGCTCATGACCCAGACAGTGGGCAGAATGCTTGGCTTTCTTACCATCTTCTGCACTCTTCTGACACAAGCCTATTTCAGGTTTTACAAAATTCTGGGGAACTTAGGACTAGTCGTTCAATGAGATCTAGTGATCCCATCAAGCACAAAGTGGTGATCTTGGTGACAGACAGTGGggatccttccctctcctctactGTAACTTTGGGCATCCTACTAGCTGATGCTCTCCCACAAGCACTCCCAGACTTTGATGACAGCCTGGAAACACATGGGCAGCAGCTGTCTAGTTTGAACTTCTACTTGATCATTGCTCTGGGCTGCCTTTCACTTGTCTTTTTTGGATTTATCATTTTCCTTTTTGCTGTTCGACTTTTCCACTGTAGGACTAACCCCTCTTGCAATTGTTGTTGCCCCACAGATGAGTATGAAAAGTACCGATACAATGTGCGCATGCTCCCAAGTTCTCATTTTACCCCAGAGATGGTTGAGATTGCAGGGATGGGAAAACTTACACATACCTATTTATATAGGGCAGCCCTAGGTGTAGGGACTAGCAATAACAACTTGATGTCCAACAGAGATGCCGGGAACCTTTCCAAGGGGGCGGGATTATTGCAAGTGCCAGCATCCTGCATTCAAGTCCAGAAGGTGAAGAGTGACCATTTTAATGCCATTCTGGTGGTAAGCAGCTCTTTCAAATATCTATTGTCTCTCTTGGTATTGGGTGGGATGGGAAAGTAAATACCAAAAAGTATGTCTTGAGTCAACaatgaaaattaagaaaattatttAGAGAAAAAAGGACTGGAATGGATGTCATTTCATTCGCAGAAGGAAGATGGTTTGTATATTCAACTTGGAAACAAGAAAATTGGAGAAACCTAATGACCATCTTAAGTTTCTGGAAGTTTCTTGTCATTGAAAATGGGGTATAATTGTTCAGAGTTATTCCAAGAGAACCAAGAACCAATCGctttaaattacaaaaaaaagtaACAGTAGGGGTTATTTTGGGGAGATGCTGGAATTTTCTTTTCCTGGAGATGTTTAAACCCAGTTTGTATTATTGTCCTTTGGAAATGCTGTAGCATGGGGTTCCTTCATTGGGCAAAGAGTTGGAGTAGATGTTCTTCCAATACTTAATGTTTGATTATAATGAAAAGTGCTCATTTTAGTATTCGTTCTGCAACAAAACAGTCAATTtgcaaacaagaaaaacaaactagaaTAAGATCATTAAATTTAGGGCCTTATGTTATCGTTACTCTACTGACCCAGTGATGAATAGAATATGCTTCTTTATATCCCCGCCCCCAGTTTCATGATAGTACTGTTTAGGATTCTCATTAGATATTAACTGATTCCTTCTCAAAGAAGTAGCAGCTGGTTAGAAAAGTGGAGGAACTATTTTAATCACATGCTGTTTATGAATTGCCAAGTATCATCTGGCTTGCAATTTGAAATACTGATTTAAATGAAACCTCGTTCTAGTCCAACCAGGCTGTTCTTGCCTTGGTTTTTACTGAAAATTGCTGTATGCTATgccattttatattaaaaatgatGGTTATAGTTGCTccttttttaagaaacaaaatgtttgtgTCTTCTTAAATCAAATTTACAAAAGGTATATATATACCACAGGTACCACAGATACTTCAGAGAGTTGGTTTGATGTGTGGGTTAAATCATCAGGCTGGAAAATGGGaaacttgagttctagtcctgccttatgcatgAAACTAGCTGGGTGTTTTTGAGCCAATAACCCTCCCTctgccctaggaagaaagcaaggtAGGCCACTCCCCAAAATGTTGCCTGGGTTTTGTTTGTGAACctacctccttcctttccttccaccaAAAAATGCTAGACATATTCTAGCACAAAGCAGGCATCTTACAATTCCTTGAGGGGCTTTGGTTATTTGTAGGCCTGTGTTCTGCCTTAAGACAAAGCCTAAATTCAGAACAAATTTGTACTGTCCGTTGGCTAAACAAATGACACCTTGCCCTACCCCAATTCAAAAAACTTCTACAAAGTTGTACATGATAACTTTGGTTTTTCTGGTGTCACAGGGCACTGAACAGCAACAACATGATTTTGGTATGTGCCTATCAAAATTCCTTGGATGGAAGGATAAGGGAGGGAAGGCAATTGGATCTACTCATTATTGGATTTATGTAACTCAGACCAACCCTTTGGGATGGCTGGTGAGATTATGATAATAGAATTGATACTGGGTAGTACAAGAGATCAAATTGCACCTAGAAACAATTACTGATTGCTTTGAAAATGTTGTGTATATAATTCAAGCATGTAGATTCTTGTGGCCAAACAGCAAGGAAATATTTCAGTACAAGATTTTATGAGAGATTGTGCAACACTCATGCTGAAGATTTAGAAGACttcctaatttaaaaaaatggataggagggataaaaaaaaatgattttgactgtatatagcagtgatggcaaacctttttggcaacgagtgcccaaaccagaatgtgcaTGCATTCTGTATGTATGTGCGCtcgctggagcaccggaaacccgaagaccagctggccggcaaccacatgcctgttttttgggctgttttcaggccatttttcgggccattttcaggttgtttttcaggccttttttggccccaaaaatggcctgttttttggcctatttttttggctgttttccagcactccagctcctgcaaagaccagctggccagggtGCTGGCAACCAGGAGACCAGCTGGTGAcagcgcgcatgcccacagagagctctgcatgccacctctggcacatgtgccataggttcaccatcatgggtatatagcAACTGGGCTTCAATGATTTCTCTTGAAGAATAATGTAAAGAAACAGCTCTGAGGgaggatgggttttttaaatcatACAGCAAGAATCCTCCCAAGAATGAAGTTGCATTTTTCTAAATTAAGTTCCAAAAATGGGAATGAGTTGCAGTCTCAGACCAATCTAGGGCTAGGCAGGCTATTATCAGAGTATTAGATCTGGACTCTCGGCAGTTACAATTTTTCTAGATCTTCAGACAAAAGTTGAAATACATTTCATCAATAAAGGGCTTGAATAAAACAAAAATCGATTATCCTTCAATTTTGTGTTGCCTTGGTAAAATCATGTCTACTAACACTAactttacaaaattaaaacatagctAGTTTAGGATAAAACTTGAGGCCCTTCCACATTTGCATCAATCTAGGATTGGTGGTTGCGTTTTCATCCATCAACAgagataaatcaaataaataaaattaataattttaaaacattaatactCTTAGTTTGACTTCCTTAAAGAGTCTGTTGTATGCCATCCACTGAAGTTGTCATCTTGTGGAACAAGAGATTTGGTATAATCACAATCCATACAACTGAAATAAGGTTGTGTAATATTCACATAAAATATGTTAGATAACACTAGCAATAAGAATTGTCCTCAGTACTGTTGTAGCATTGAAATGAAGGTATTATAATACATTTCATTCAATATTTCATTCAACGAGAGCCACTTTGGGCTAGtgattaaagcatcaggctacaaactggtttagccttaggcatgaaatctggctgggtgactcACCTCACCTCCCAGggatgttgttatggggaaaatgggaaggggaaggagtattagatacgtTCACTGCTTTATCTTTGAAAGTAATAAAGataggcttttaaaaatctcaaTAATCCTTACTACTGCAGTCATGaaaatttttcaaaattaatGCCCTCCCCCATTTTATAAGCTTAGGCAAAGAAAATGGATTTCCAAAAAAATTCATAATTGATTTGACAcataaatttgtttttaacatGCATTGCacttatttactcatataagacaTTTTAATATGTTGTTGGTGATTTAGTTTATTAACTGATTGCAGTTACATTAAAATAGTTTACACCTACTTCTATTATTCAATTGTAGATTTAAGGCTAATCCAAGATTAACAAGATCATAAAAGGCCATGTGCTGATATTATTACACGATAATAACAGTATCATAGTTATTAATAACAAATACAGTGAATTATGATGGTGGTACAGTGAATCTGTATAAAGGTATTCAAGCAACAAAGATTAAAAGTGTCTTATTGCCACTACTCGGTATCTTTGTTGCtatatcattatatatatatggcaCTGAAATGATactgataattttatttatttataatttatatattttagattaataattttatgtattattatCATATTTCTTGTTTAATTCCAATTgtgtttatttacatttgttaTAGTCTGTGACTAAAATAAATCTTTTGAATCTGACTAATGAGCTATGTGTTCATGTATATTTAAATCTCTCCAAGAATCAGggtgttcatttatttttatttttcattgcttTAAGGTCTGGGGCAGATTTTAGCATGTGCTCTTCTCTTCCATGAAAATAAGTGGGAAATGCATTTTGTTTTGCATGGATTGTGCAGTTTTTATACCTTCTACAGACCATATATTTCTAGATGAATTATTGATTTATTCTTGCTATAATTCATTACCAAAAGACAAttatgataaatagataaataaatattattaaacatGCCATTTGCAGAATTATGAATAAAAGGAATGAGTTTTGTTGATACAGCATGTTCcttgcctttttgtgtgtgtgcctctAAGCAATTTATAGTGAGGTTTTCAATGTTTACACTGAAATGTCCAGATACAATTTATGACCATATTCAGTGCTAGACTTCCTTATAGCTCTATGAAGGAAGAATAAAGCATATTTATTCCAGATATCAAATAAAAAGAATTGGGTAGTCTGGAGTTTCCATTTCTTCTGGACAGATGTTTTAAACAATTGAACAATAACTCTTGGATGGATTTTGAACTTGCAGCACTGCTTGCACAAATTGAACATTTTTAACCTGaaggtttttttcctgaagttaaACTATTTCTTCTGAATTGCATATCAGACATTTTGTTTCAGTgtttattattgattgattggttgatatctctttattatttttacaaataactcaaggaggtGAACATAtaaacacactttcctcctcctattatttACACTAGCAAGTAGAACACCTGACATTtttcaagaaaaacaagaaataaaatagtTTGGGAGATACAGTAAAACAATAAGAGAGGAACAAAGCTGAAATGTcaatatcattatcatcatcatatgCATCTCCAGCAATATAGTTAATTTTATTATAAGTGAGCTTAAATATAATCATGGAATCatggagctagaagggaccttgaaagtcttctaatACAAAGCCTTTATAAAAGTTAACTTACGTTCAATCCCCCactaagttttttaaaaacacagttaGCTtccattctatcaaatgctttaaTAATATCTAAAGAAGTTAGTGAAGTATATTTCCAGAGCAATATTAATCAACAGGACATTTTGATATGTCAATGTTTTTAAATATGTGGCAATGGACCATGAAAAATTGAGAATACTGACTTTTTTCATCACTTTGATATCAAAGAGATATCAAAGagatatcaaataaaataaaatctattttaaataatacaatttagttaaaattaaattgaaatatgTGAGAAATGTAGTGGGTTttcaaggcaatttttttttgtcttttaatgagcCCATAATCACTTGCATTAGGGTGgaatcagggcaactgaatggagctgagtgtttactggtcggatgcccttcctgtcaccgatGCAGAGTTCGCAGCGGATAATTACTCACTgtccccagagagagaaataactgccactacctaggatcaaactcacaccctcctgattgtgaggggaGAATTCCACTTCTAAGCCACTGCACAACTCAGTGGGTTTTCAAGGCAACCAGGCAGAAAAATTCTTCCTGTCTAGATGAATGGCATTTTCTGATAATAAAATGTTAGAAAATTTAACCCCTTGGGTAAAATTCGATTTATCTGTGGGAACTGAATCCAAAATGAGGAACAAGTTGCCATCCTTGCAGAGTATTAATGATGAATTCTTGAATGCTTAGGAAGTTTTCAAAACAATTTTAAGTACTTAAGAGGCATCAATTTAGATGGTATCCTAAACTCAGTGGCCACACTTTTGGTCCGCAGAGTCCTACTGAACCAAATAGGTTTATGTACATAGAAAAGAGAAGTTTTCACTCATAAATCAAAATATGGACATCAAATTCTATTAAAAGCAAAGGAAGAGAAATTAAATTCCTTAGTTTGTTCTTAAATCCCAGTATTTTTAATACAACTAGAGAtaggaaaaacataaaaataaataaataaatgtctgccaccttattggccccaatggaaggggtgcgcaacttggccgtcctcttggatgggcggctgtcctttgacgatcatttggcggccgtctccaagagggctttttaccaagtacgcttggtttgccagttgcgccccttccttgaccgggatgccttatgcacggtcactcatgctcctgtcacttcccgtttggattattgcaatgctctctacatggggctgcccttgaagtgcacccgggggctgcagctagtccaaaatgcagctgcgcgggtaatagtgggagcaacccgttgctcccatgtaacaccaatcctgcgcagtttgcactggcttcctgtggtctttcgggtgcactttaagattctggttaccacctttaaagcgctccatggcttagggcccaggtacttacgggaccgcctgctgtcaccctatgcctcccaccgacccgtacgctctcacagagagggccttctcagggtgccgtccgccagacaatgtcggctggcagcccccaggggtagggccttctctgtgggagctcctacgctttggaacgaacttccccctggtttacgtcaagtgcctgaactTCAGACTtttcgacgtgagctgaaaacgcacctatttattcaagcgggactggcctagatgttttattaaattttaactggggttatttatattttagggttttaaactattttaatgttttaaattttttaaatttttggccattttgtaatatgttttgttttagtcttgttttaatgtatatattgtgcttttttatttggctgtacaccgccctgagtccttcgggagaagggcggtataaaaattgaaaatattataaatattatatgagATCCGTCTTTTCTAGCTTGGGGGATATGGCCAAAACCCAATCCTAGCCAGTTCCATGCCAGGCTTTCCTTGCCGCTTTTCTTGGCCAAGCAACAGAAAGGTTTAGATTATTTGTTTCTAAATGTTATCTAAATGTAATGAAAGCCTTCTAATAATGACATTTTGCTTCCATGAATTATAAAGTTATAATAGAACTGAGGATCAGTCAGAAggagtttctatttctattgcaaACAATATAACATGTTCTCTATTATTTCAAAGTTATTTCACTAGAAAATGTgcaattttaattaataatttgcTTGTTATCCAGTCATCAATTTGTATATGTACTTAGGCCAGCAAGCTCATTTCTGAATTGTTCTG comes from the Ahaetulla prasina isolate Xishuangbanna chromosome 3, ASM2864084v1, whole genome shotgun sequence genome and includes:
- the LOC131194158 gene encoding protocadherin alpha-C1-like isoform X4, producing the protein MRVYLMVCCLVFYTVRGQVEYSIAEETERGAPVGNLAQDLGIDAARLPSRRFRMITSSSKQYFILNASTGALSVNERIDREEICAQEPTCSLNYELVLETPLELYKLQFKILDVNDHTPTFLLEEYHVNVAEFLAPGVRFTLPVAQDLDEGINSVQSYILSPNQHFRLEMQTRGDGSRYPELVLEKPLDREQLATHRLTITAKDGGSPQRSGHAQVVVTVLDTNDNAPTFEHSVYRASVLENSPRGTLVTRVQATDLDEGQNGEVFYSFSNSTSPELQKMFSINPQNGEIKVSGALNVQKPLLEMFIEARDKGVFGMSTVAKLLVEITDVNNNAPEITLTSLSSPIPEDSLLGTVVALLSITDEDPGENGKIICKIPVDIPFQLKSSFDNYYSLITSGLLDREKVSEYNITVTASDLGSPPIATEKALWVQIADVNDNPPKFLNQMREIYIAENNKPGASVFQMSASDPDLWENGRVSYFLRDIDIQGSSLSRYLAIDADNGIIYAKDTFDFEQLQNFHFQVEAKDNGFPILTATFIVSVTILDQNDNAPVILYPDVRNASVAVEIVPRLADANYLVTKVVAHDPDSGQNAWLSYHLLHSSDTSLFQVLQNSGELRTSRSMRSSDPIKHKVVILVTDSGDPSLSSTVTLGILLADALPQALPDFDDSLETHGQQLSSLNFYLIIALGCLSLVFFGFIIFLFAVRLFHCRTNPSCNCCCPTDEYEKYRYNVRMLPSSHFTPEMVEIAGMGKLTHTYLYRAALGVGTSNNNLMSNRDAGNLSKGAGLLQVPASCIQVQKVKSDHFNAILVPKPPNPDWRYSASLRAGMQGAVHMEETGGLRVGSGGPEQQWPTVSSATTEPEAGEVSPPVGAGVNSNSWTFKYGPGNSKQPGPSELPDKFIIPGSPAIISIRQDPPNSQTDKSDFITFGKKEETKKKKKKKKGNKAQDKKEKTNSTTDNSDQ